The DNA region GCTCCCTGGTCTTGCTGAAATGCAACAATTCTTTGTTGCTGTGCCAGTAGGGATGACATCAATGAAACTGGCAACACAACCAACCCTCCCCAGACATTTCattgggaggaagaagaaatcgATGTTGGAAATCTTTTCCAAATGAGTAAACGAAGTGCACTCCCAAAAGCTTTCTCAAACTTGGGTCTTGTGCAATCCTGACCTTCCACAGGAGGAAAAACTGGTATGTTTTCAGCATGAGCTGGAATATTTTCAAGAGCAAAGAACAAAGATCTTGATCTACAGTGTTCTTTGCCAGCAAGCGAAGGGCTGTTTGAGCCGCTTCCTTTATTAGCCAAGATCTAAGCCGCTATCTAGAGCAAAGGAATTGTTGTCTTTGGGTGCATCCATGCCGATGCTGGGAGGTCACTGGACCCGGCCAATGTGGGGTTCAAAACTCTTAGGTGTCAGATTATGGGGAACAGTGCAGTGCTTCAATTTCACAAAAGGGTCTACACAATGCAGCTGACAGTCTGAGCAACTCTTAGGCTGTGCCCTGCCCAAACACCAAGCCACGTTAGGTTGTTACCCAAGGGCCACCCGTATCCACATTCAGAAGTGCAACACAATAGTGAGTTTCCCTTTTGAGTCGATCGCCCCGCCCCCAATTCAACTCCCAAAGCCGCCTCAGCGAATCAGAAACTTCCTATTCAGTTTCCGAACGCTGCCCTCTGTTCAAAAAAGGGGAGTAAAACCAACAAGGCCGCTGTGTCATTTCAAATGTGACAAGACAATTGCCCAAATAATAAATTCACATTAGTTGGAATATTATCCCACATGCAAGGAGATACCCTGGAGATAACCCCACCGATCTGCAAAAGACACGACAGGAAAAACTTGCTCACAAATTCGGTGTCCCAGCTTCCTCAACTCTATGACTGCCCGCCACATTCATGCCCCGTGTGCAATGCCACTCTCCTGCCTTTTAAGAGCAACCTGGCAGTGGTACCCGACGTCTGGAGTCTCGCTGTAATCTCTATCGCTCTCAGGATTCCCACGGGACAGTCCTGGAACGGTGGAAGCCTGTTAATGGCCACAGACGAATGTGGGATGAGGAGGGAGACATTGGCAGGGCAGGCTATGGATGCCGCCTAAATTTTGTACAAAGAGCTGGGCAGGTAATCGAACCTGAGCACGGGGCAAACCCCGCGGATGGGATCCTGAATGTACTGCAATTTCAGAAGCTCGGCCAGATACTGGACCACTCTGCGGTCCTCGTTTGCCAGACCCAGCTGGACTTTCAAGAAGTTCTCCCGCCGCGCGGTGACAGAGTCCTCCGTCTCTCCCTCCCGGATGGGGAGGTGCAGGTGATGGCAGAAAGCGTAGAGGAAGGCCTTGGAGCAGAGCTGGGTGAGGAGGGCCTGGACGTGCATGTGGTAGGTGCTCCCCCGCTTGATCTGGGTGCGGTGGTCGGCCAGCCGGAGGATCAGATGCCCCCGGTACTGCGGACAGCGGAGGGTCTTGTGGTCGGCGTCCAGCACGCTGATGTATCGGCTGTATCGGCTGAGAGAATGCATCATGTTGGGGCCACCTGGAGAGGTTGAcctggaaagagaagaaggaacagGGGCAAATGGGGAGGCTGAGACAGAGTGAAGCGTCTtaagaggaggagccaacattaAACTCTCTCAAAGGCCACTATTGAAAAGGATTTTATAGGCCCTTCTCTAGTGCACTTTCTGGGGAGATCTTAGCTAAAGAATAGGATACCTTATTGCCTTTCAACAGCTCATTCCCTTATCTAAGTTTACCTAACCTCTTCCCCATATCCCAGCATTGGTTAGAACAGAATGAAGGGAACGGAGATCACGCCTGCACAATTTCCTCCTTTGCTTACTTAATGGGGCAGACAAACCAATTGAATACATAAATGAATTTATGATcgtggctgttcaaatctcagcctGGCCACGTCCACCGAAACTTGAGAAAGTTACTGGTGACTTTTAGCAAAACTGCaagttcctctttctcttctcaggCTGTCGTTCAGGTTTAGTGCCTGCCCAAACACAGGAAACCAGCAACCTTTTCTTTTCAgtcagttatagcaatagcagttagacttatgtaccgcttcatagggctttcagccctctctaagcggtttacagagtcagcatatcgcccccaacaatctgggtcctcatttcacccacctcggaaggatggaaggctgagtcaaccttgagccggtgagatttgaacagccgaactgcagataacagtcagctgaagtggcctgcagtactgcaccctaaccactgcgccacctcggctcttcaaccaGCTAATCAACTGGTTGGCAGGAGACAAGCAGACAAGATTCTGTCAGGCACACCTGCCGGAGTTGTttgctgagatgggcagctacagaaacagaataaataaacaaaacaggtTCGCCACTTTGCTCCACCCTGGCCTTATTTCTCAATTTAGTTCTCCAGGCTCAGCTTTCTTTCGATCCACCTTCCTTACGACCCCCAAGTGTTGGCTAAAGAACATCCCTCAAACCATATTTGAACAGGATATTTATGTATAAGAAGGATAAACATGCCAATACACAGCACTCTTCTACTTCCACACTTCACTGGCCAGTCCAGTCAGCCGGCCAATACCAGCAGAGGCCCATTTCAGATCCTGCCACTCAAGAAAGCAAGGTCAGAGGACAGGAGGAGCAGGCAATTCTCTCCATGGTGTGATATGGTGAGGAAAGGTGCTAAGGCAGGACATTTCCACAAGTAACCCCCTCATGGGAGAAGGTCCGAGGGCCTGAAATGTTACCTTTGGAGCCCCACCAGCTTCCACTTCTGGAAGTCCGTGATCTGCAAAGGCGAGGTGGCCCAGTGCTTCACGGGCTTGGCGTAGGCTCCGGAATTGGGGATGAAAATGGAGAGGGCGGTGATGAGCTTCTCCACAGTGGCCTTGTCTTCTCCCAGCACCACCAGGGTCCTCCCGCTCAGCAGAGAGTAGATAGCGGGCTGGGCGAAGGGGTACTGCCGGATGAAGCGCAAGGCGCTCTGCCCGGCCTTCTTGGACTTTTCTCCCGCGAGAGCAGCAGGGGACGGGGTCCGGTCGGAGTTGGTGGACGCCGCGCTGCTCATGTAACTCATGGAATCCGAGCACTTATCCAGGCTCGTTTTTCTGGTTTCTCGGCCGTCACAGAGGTAATGGGGATCGAGTTCATAGGCAAGGAGGCCTCCCAGGACCCCATCGTGGGAGCAGTCTGTGAAGTTCACCTGAAACCCCGCGTCACCCGGTCTGTATGGCTGTGGGGGGATGCTGACCACGCCGTCGTCATCACCGTGTCCGGGAGTCACACTGGCTTGACCCTCGAGGAAGTTGGGGCTCTCTTTGCCGATGCAGCAAGAAGCATCCCCCGCAGGAGCTTCAGGCGCAGGGCTGCCTTCCACTTCCTCTTCGGTGCTGTCCAGATTTAATTCGCGGTTGAACAGGAAGCCTTCCTCTTCTTCGCCACCGTAAGGATCTTCGTTAATGGCACTTGGGTAGCTTGCTTTAAAATCGTCTGGGATCAGGGCCTCCGAGGGGCAGGTACTGAGGACTTCGATGCTGTCCCCGCTTATGGTCCTGTTGCTGGCAGCTTTGTCCCTCACCACGGGGGGGCTGGGGGGCGCTTGTAGCAAGCCAGACTGACTTTCAGAGTGGACGGAAGTTGTGGCCGATCTCTCCGTTCCCAAAACTTCAATGCTTTCGCCGCTGCTGACGCTCCCTTTCAGGTCGACATCTAGAAGTTCGACGTTGTCATAAGGGACGGGGTGGGAGACCTCTGGGTCTTGGCCGCCTCCGACTTCTGGATCCATCTTAATCGGCACAGACTCCACACTAGATTTGTAAGAGGCAAGATCGACGAGTATCTTAGGACTCGGGCAGCTTTCCAAACAAGCCACGTTGGGCGGCTCCAGGTTCTGCCCCGGACTGACTTCAAAGGGCTTTTCCTGCTGCTCCTCGTCCAAGAGAGACACGTCTTCGAAAAGGAAGCCGGCGAACGCCTGCTGCTTCAGGAGGGCTCTGCTGATGCGGTTGATCAGGAGGTAGCAGACGTCGCCCCGGAACATCTTCTCGATGCGGTGCAACCGGTCGAGGGTCTGGCTGAAGGACTGTTCCTCACAGAGCTCCTGGAGAGTTTTCAGCTTCTTGTCGAAGCATTTGCTGGACTTGGCTGGGATGAGCTTCGGGGTGTAGGAGGAGCCCTGGGCAGAGGGCGGGGGCAACGTATCATCAACCGGTGATTCCGGCTGGGCGTCCTCTCCGGTCGGCTCGCAAGGAGGCCCACTGGCCTGCTTCCGCTGTCCGGGTGGATAGGACTGGATCTGCCGCAGGAGGTCACGGTGCTCGATGATGGCCTTCTCCACGCTGGCCAGCTCGTTGGCCTTCTCGATGGCCCGGCTGGAGTAGCACCCTTTGGCCAGGCTGTGCTTCTGCAGCTCGGTCTCACGGTGCAACACAGCCCGGGTGTAGTCCAGGTCGTGCAGCTTCTTCTCCAGCTCGCGGGCGAAGGCCCTGCGGTTGCCGTCCTTCAGCCCCTCCGAGGTGCCCGAGAACTGGGCCGAGAGCTCCGGGAAGAGGTGCATGACCTTGCGCTCGTCGGCCGACACGTAGGCCAGGCAGAAGGGCCGCACGAAGCCACGCGCCTCCAGGTCGTAGAGCGTCAGGTGGTGCACGTAGGCGAAGGCTCCGGCCTTGGAGTCGCCCAGCACCACCTGGGAGTCCCGGGCGAAGCGCAGGCGCGGGTAGGGGCCTCCGGGGGCCGCCCCCGCCGCGCAGGCCTGGTAGTCCACCGACATGATGCGCAGCGCGAAGTAGTTCAGGTCGAAGCCGCCCGGAGCCTCCACTGCCGGCACCGTCAGCAGCGGCTGCGGGCCCACCTGCTCCGAGAACTCGGCTACCAGCAGGAAGTCGCGCGGGAACGGCGGCGGGGAACCCTCCGGGCCGCCCCCCAAGCCGCCTCGCCGGGACCACGGGTGGGCGCCGCGGCCTGGCGCGGGCAGCAGCGGCACCGAGTACTCCTCGGGCAAGCCCGGCTCGCGtgccgccgccgctgcctcctcagccgccgcctcctccttggCGAAGGCCACCACGTCGGGCGCGCCGATCATCCTGGCCGGGGAACGGGGATCGCGGCCTGGCCCGCCcgaaccgccgccgccgccgccgccgctaccTCAGTTTGCCAGCCGCCGCCAGGCGGCCATCTTCGAGTCACATGACCCGTGGGCTGGGGACCTTGGCCCCGGAAGCAGTCGCGccgaaagtggggggggggctgacagCCGCCTTCTGCGATTGATAGGCTGAGTGGGTTGATTGACATGGACGGAGTAGGGGCGGAGCCGAGAAGAGGCCCGGCCGAAGGGCACGCTGGGTGTTGTAGTTCTGACTTTCATATGCTTATTAAGAGGATGGTGAGATGATTTTTAGATATCATTC from Thamnophis elegans isolate rThaEle1 chromosome 14, rThaEle1.pri, whole genome shotgun sequence includes:
- the SMCR8 gene encoding guanine nucleotide exchange protein SMCR8 — encoded protein: MIGAPDVVAFAKEEAAAEEAAAAAREPGLPEEYSVPLLPAPGRGAHPWSRRGGLGGGPEGSPPPFPRDFLLVAEFSEQVGPQPLLTVPAVEAPGGFDLNYFALRIMSVDYQACAAGAAPGGPYPRLRFARDSQVVLGDSKAGAFAYVHHLTLYDLEARGFVRPFCLAYVSADERKVMHLFPELSAQFSGTSEGLKDGNRRAFARELEKKLHDLDYTRAVLHRETELQKHSLAKGCYSSRAIEKANELASVEKAIIEHRDLLRQIQSYPPGQRKQASGPPCEPTGEDAQPESPVDDTLPPPSAQGSSYTPKLIPAKSSKCFDKKLKTLQELCEEQSFSQTLDRLHRIEKMFRGDVCYLLINRISRALLKQQAFAGFLFEDVSLLDEEQQEKPFEVSPGQNLEPPNVACLESCPSPKILVDLASYKSSVESVPIKMDPEVGGGQDPEVSHPVPYDNVELLDVDLKGSVSSGESIEVLGTERSATTSVHSESQSGLLQAPPSPPVVRDKAASNRTISGDSIEVLSTCPSEALIPDDFKASYPSAINEDPYGGEEEEGFLFNRELNLDSTEEEVEGSPAPEAPAGDASCCIGKESPNFLEGQASVTPGHGDDDGVVSIPPQPYRPGDAGFQVNFTDCSHDGVLGGLLAYELDPHYLCDGRETRKTSLDKCSDSMSYMSSAASTNSDRTPSPAALAGEKSKKAGQSALRFIRQYPFAQPAIYSLLSGRTLVVLGEDKATVEKLITALSIFIPNSGAYAKPVKHWATSPLQITDFQKWKLVGLQRSTSPGGPNMMHSLSRYSRYISVLDADHKTLRCPQYRGHLILRLADHRTQIKRGSTYHMHVQALLTQLCSKAFLYAFCHHLHLPIREGETEDSVTARRENFLKVQLGLANEDRRVVQYLAELLKLQYIQDPIRGVCPVLRFDYLPSSLYKI